The proteins below come from a single Mesobacillus jeotgali genomic window:
- the resA gene encoding thiol-disulfide oxidoreductase ResA, whose amino-acid sequence MKKRRLITRTIILAVMALAVGYTLYANMNKDKNQKIVIGKPAPDFVLVDMEGNKHRLSDYKGQGVFLNFWATWCKPCEREMPYIENQYQQYKDQGVQVLAIDSGESELAVNRFIERKGMTFPVLIDEGPVQAAYGINPLPITFLIDKEGIVVRSHTGELDEKTVRDFMEQIKP is encoded by the coding sequence ATGAAAAAGAGACGTCTAATCACTCGAACAATTATTCTCGCGGTTATGGCTCTGGCTGTTGGCTATACTTTGTACGCTAACATGAATAAGGATAAAAACCAAAAGATTGTGATTGGAAAACCTGCTCCTGATTTTGTCCTTGTTGATATGGAAGGCAATAAACACAGGCTTTCTGATTATAAAGGGCAAGGAGTTTTCCTTAATTTTTGGGCAACATGGTGCAAGCCATGCGAGCGGGAAATGCCTTATATCGAAAATCAGTACCAGCAGTACAAGGATCAGGGTGTCCAGGTGCTGGCAATTGACTCCGGTGAATCAGAACTTGCTGTTAATAGGTTTATTGAGCGAAAAGGCATGACTTTTCCAGTTCTGATCGACGAGGGACCAGTACAGGCAGCATATGGAATCAACCCGTTGCCAATAACCTTTTTGATTGATAAAGAAGGAATTGTTGTAAGGAGTCATACTGGGGAATTAGATGAAAAAACAGTCCGTGATTTCATGGAGCAGATAAAACCTTAA
- the rluB gene encoding 23S rRNA pseudouridine(2605) synthase RluB, translating to MERLQKVIAHAGIASRRKAEEMILEGRVKVNGSVVKELGRKVTSSDRVEVDGVQIEGEEPVYFLFYKPRGVISSVQDDKGRKVVTDFFQTIEQRIYPVGRLDYDTSGLLLLTNDGEFANLLMHPSNEIDKMYVAKVKGIPSKEKLTSLARGVMLEDGKTAPARTKLLSVDKKKDTAIVEITIHEGRNRQVRRMFDAIGHPVLKLKREKYGFLTLNGLRTGEIRELTHHEVKQLRVLAMKKS from the coding sequence ATGGAAAGACTGCAAAAAGTTATTGCTCATGCAGGAATAGCATCGAGAAGAAAAGCCGAGGAAATGATCCTCGAAGGAAGAGTCAAGGTAAATGGCAGTGTTGTCAAAGAACTTGGCCGAAAAGTAACCTCATCTGACAGAGTTGAAGTCGATGGAGTCCAGATCGAAGGTGAAGAACCGGTATATTTCCTGTTTTATAAACCCCGCGGGGTTATTTCGAGTGTACAGGATGATAAGGGGCGCAAAGTGGTTACGGATTTTTTTCAGACAATCGAACAGCGCATCTATCCTGTAGGACGGCTGGATTATGATACATCAGGACTGCTGTTGTTGACGAATGATGGGGAATTCGCGAATCTGCTCATGCATCCAAGCAATGAAATAGATAAGATGTATGTGGCAAAGGTAAAAGGTATTCCTTCAAAGGAAAAGCTGACTAGCCTGGCTCGAGGAGTCATGCTCGAAGATGGAAAAACAGCGCCGGCTAGGACCAAATTGCTGAGTGTTGATAAAAAGAAGGATACAGCAATTGTCGAAATCACGATCCATGAGGGACGGAATAGACAGGTCAGAAGGATGTTCGACGCAATCGGGCACCCGGTATTAAAGCTGAAAAGGGAAAAGTATGGATTCCTGACGCTGAATGGCTTAAGAACTGGCGAAATCAGGGAGCTTACACATCATGAGGTGAAGCAGCTCCGTGTCCTGGCTATGAAAAAGTCTTAG
- a CDS encoding spore maturation protein, which yields MEIVSAISLWFIPVLIAFILIYGTYKKVPTYESFVEGGKEGIKMAVSIMPFLVGMMVAIAVFRASGALDVMVNWIRPGLEMVGIPAEIVPLALIRPISGTAALGITSDLIGVHGPDSFIGTLAATLQGSTDTTFYVLTVYFGAVGIKKMGDALKVGLLADAVAIITAIIVVTFMFSK from the coding sequence ATGGAAATTGTATCTGCGATATCACTATGGTTCATCCCTGTTTTGATCGCTTTTATCTTGATTTATGGCACCTATAAAAAAGTTCCCACATATGAAAGCTTTGTAGAAGGCGGCAAGGAAGGGATCAAAATGGCTGTATCCATCATGCCTTTCCTGGTCGGCATGATGGTCGCCATAGCGGTTTTCAGGGCGTCAGGCGCACTTGATGTCATGGTGAATTGGATCCGGCCAGGGCTTGAGATGGTGGGGATACCGGCAGAAATAGTTCCGCTCGCGCTGATCAGGCCAATCTCAGGTACAGCGGCACTCGGAATTACCAGCGACCTGATTGGTGTCCATGGGCCTGACTCTTTTATCGGTACTCTTGCAGCCACCCTTCAAGGAAGTACGGACACTACGTTCTATGTCCTCACCGTTTATTTCGGAGCTGTCGGGATCAAAAAAATGGGAGATGCACTCAAAGTCGGTCTACTTGCTGACGCAGTAGCCATCATAACAGCTATTATCGTAGTCACGTTCATGTTCTCAAAATAG